One genomic region from Bacteroidota bacterium encodes:
- the hppD gene encoding 4-hydroxyphenylpyruvate dioxygenase, which translates to MSTQALDTPTQTEVDFLPLHGTDYVEFYVGNAKQAAHFYKTAFGFQSLAYAGPETGVRDRSSYVLIQNKMRLVLTTPLTPNGDIAEHLKLHGDGVKVLALMVEDAYSAFEETTTRGGKPYMQPQTLKDDNGEIRLSGIHTYGDTVHIFVERKNYKGVFMPGYREWKSNYNPEPVGLKYVDHCVGNVGWNEMNPWVKFYEDVMGFRNILSFDDNDISTEYSALMSKVMSNGNGFVKFPINEPAEGKRRSQVEEYLDFYLGQGVQHVAIATDDIVGTVTQMVARGVEFLSIPDNYYESILDRVGPIDEDLEPLRRLGILIDRDDEGYLLQIFTKPVEDRPTLFFEIIQRKGAQSFGKGNFKALFEALEREQDNRGNL; encoded by the coding sequence ATGAGCACACAAGCACTCGATACCCCCACACAAACAGAAGTAGATTTTCTTCCTTTGCACGGTACTGACTATGTAGAATTTTATGTAGGCAATGCCAAGCAAGCTGCCCATTTTTATAAAACGGCATTCGGCTTTCAAAGTCTTGCCTATGCTGGGCCTGAGACAGGTGTACGAGATCGTTCATCGTATGTTCTAATTCAAAATAAAATGCGTTTGGTGCTTACCACTCCTCTCACGCCCAATGGTGATATCGCTGAACATTTGAAACTACATGGCGACGGTGTAAAAGTTTTGGCATTGATGGTGGAGGATGCCTATTCAGCATTTGAAGAAACTACCACACGCGGCGGCAAACCTTATATGCAACCCCAAACTCTCAAAGATGACAATGGCGAAATACGCTTGTCGGGCATACATACTTATGGTGACACGGTGCACATTTTTGTAGAACGCAAAAATTATAAAGGTGTGTTTATGCCGGGGTATAGAGAATGGAAATCGAATTATAATCCCGAACCAGTAGGATTAAAATATGTAGATCATTGTGTAGGCAATGTGGGATGGAACGAAATGAATCCTTGGGTGAAATTTTACGAAGACGTGATGGGTTTTAGAAATATACTTTCGTTCGACGACAATGATATCTCGACAGAATACTCAGCATTAATGAGCAAAGTAATGAGCAATGGAAATGGATTTGTAAAATTCCCCATCAACGAACCTGCTGAAGGAAAAAGAAGATCGCAGGTAGAGGAATATTTAGATTTTTATTTGGGTCAAGGTGTTCAGCACGTGGCCATCGCTACCGACGATATAGTAGGCACGGTAACTCAAATGGTAGCAAGGGGCGTAGAGTTTTTGAGCATCCCCGATAATTATTATGAAAGTATCCTTGATCGAGTAGGTCCCATTGATGAGGATTTGGAACCACTTCGCCGTTTGGGTATATTAATTGATAGGGACGATGAAGGTTATCTGTTACAAATTTTCACCAAGCCCGTTGAAGATAGGCCGACACTATTTTTTGAAATTATACAACGCAAAGGAGCACAATCTTTTGGCAAAGGAAATTTCAAAGCATTGTTTGAAGCACTGGAACGCGAACAAGATAACAGAGGAAATTTGTAA